The sequence GAATCTTCACCCCCTTGCTTTTCCCACAACACTATTCCATCCATGCTAGAGCAAGCAAGTAAAGGCGCACCAGTATCGGAATTTATTTCTGACCATGCAACTTGACGTATTTTACCGGGAAAACCATGCATAATCCATGCTTGGGGGTCATCATCAGAAAATAATAATTCACTTTCTACAACAGCAATAGTTTTGTCCATGTTACCGGAAGCAAGATACTTTCCGTCAGCAGACCAAGCCATTGCTAAACTCGTGGAAGGAATATCTAAAATATATGGTTCGTCATTCCAGCTTTGAGTATTCCAAACTTTGACTCCGCGATGTCCGCCAATGGCAAGATATTTTCCATCATTTCGCCAATCAATACCCAGAGCAGAAGAATTATCAAAATCTAAATTGACAACCAATTTTTTTGAATCAGCATCCCAAACTTGTACCTTACGTCCCAAACTGAAAGCCAAATGATTGCATTTAGGACTCCAAGCGAGTTTATCAACCCAAGCAGAATTTTCTAAAGTTGTAATTAACTCATTTCCCTGCCAGATTTTTACTTGTCCATTTTGTCCGGCAGCAGCTAAGAATTTACCATCGTGGGAGAAAGCGACGCAATCAACAGACTCACCATTGCCAGATTGTAAAGTTGTTAAATTATTATTTTGCCAAAGTACAACTTCTCCAGCAGCAGAAGTTGCGGCTAAAACTTCACCTTCCGGCGAGAAAGTAATCGCGGTAACGTAATCCGAAAGAGTTTGCGATGAGATAAGGGAAAATTCCTGCGAGTTGACGGTAGATTGACTCATGGTGAAAAGGTTAAAGCTTAAAGGTAACAGGTCAAATGTTAGGAGTTAGGAGTGAGGAATTAAGAACTAGTATTTTAAACTTCTCCTTCTCCCCTTGTCTCCTTATCTCCCCATCCTCCCATGCCTAATTCCAAATCTACGCAACACAAGCTTTAAATTCTTCTCTCAACTTCGCTTCATCAAGATTACGTCCGATAAAAACGAGTTCATTCTTACGAGTTTCGCTTTCCTTCCAAGGTCGATCTGGTCTACCATCTAACAACATATGTACACCTTGGAATACAAAGCGGTTTTCTTCTCCAGCAATGCTCAAAATTCCTTTGGTACGGAAGATATCGGGACCTTGGGTTTGTAATAAATTACTCAACCACTTATCCAACTTATCACCATCAAGTTCGCCTTCTTCTACCAAAGCAATAGAATAAACGCTTTCATCGTGTTCGTGAGCGTCTTCACCCAAAAATTCGGGGTCAATTTCCAAAGCTCGATTCAAGTCAAACGCTTTTACACCAAGTAATGCATCCATTTCCAACTTCGCATCTTGGGTTCGATGAATTTTGGCGATCGCGTTCATTCCCCGAATCCTGTTTTCTAATTCTTCCAATTGCTCTGGGGAAACCAAATCTGTTTTGTTAATCAAAATTACGTCAGCGAAGGCGATTTGTTCTTGGGCTTCATCAGCATCCCAATGTTGCCAAATATGCTTGGCATCAACTACAGTCACCACAGCATCAAGTAATAATTGCTCGCGCATATCTTCATCAACGAAAAACGTCTGAATCACCGGTGCTGGATCGGCTAAACCCGTAGTTTCAATAACTAAATGGTCAAATTTATCGCGACGCTTCATTAAATTACCGATAATCCGCATCAAGTCACCGCGAACCGTACAGCAAATACAGCCGTTGTTCATCTCAAAAATTTCTTCATCAGTATCAATAACCAACTGATTATCAATGCCAACTTCCCCAAACTCATTAACTATTACCGCTACCTTCTTACCATGCTCATGAGTAAGAATACGATTTAATAAAGTTGTTTTTCCTGCTCCCAAATATCCAGTCAAAACTGTTACAGGTACTACCTTTGTTGCTGTATTAACCATATTATTCTAGTAATGCTTATTTAATGAATGTTTGACAGACACAAATAATATACAAAAAAAATCGATGTTGCTTCCAACGATGTATAAAATTTGTTAGCTATATAACCAAGTTGTGTAGAGATTAGCATTGTCAAATCAACAAGCAATGCTCTCATTTTTTTGTTTTATAAATTAATAGTCGTTTATCAGCAAGCGACATCAGTACAAATTCAAAAATTTATTTTATTTTTTTCTTTATTTATTAGACTCTTAGACTCGTTAGGCTCAGTTCCTAATTTGTAGGGTGCTGTGACATTTTAACTAATGCACGAAGGTAATAATAAGGCTTGTAGTGTCACCAGGAAAACATTAATGGTTTGTTAGCGAAGCGTGTCCGATAGGACATAGCCCCCGGATTTATCCGTGGATGTCATTTTAGGTTTTGTCGAAGCCCCTAAATTTATTTATGGGGCATTAATTACGAATTACGAATTACGAATTACGAATTACGAATTATATTCACGCACCACCCGAGTTTTGTGACACTTATCAAGTCTTGTTTATTAAGCTGTCAACGATTCACGGTAGCTCCTAAAAAAGGCAAAATTTCCTCAGCAATTATATCTGGATATTCTTCATGCATACCTAAAGAGCCTTCAAGTACAAGGCTTTCAACTCCTGGTAAATTTGCGATGGCTTCCATTTCTTCCCGTGACGATCTAGGAGAAGATTTCGCGATAACCAACATAACCGGTACCGATATCTTTCTAACTAATCCCAGTAAATCGCTTCTTCTGGTGACAAGATCCAAACAACCAGTTACAAACGCCGCAGGAGCAAATCTTCCTCCAGGCTGCTGGGTACTTTCCCATTTATCTTGGATAAAATTC comes from Rivularia sp. PCC 7116 and encodes:
- a CDS encoding WD40 repeat domain-containing protein; this encodes MSQSTVNSQEFSLISSQTLSDYVTAITFSPEGEVLAATSAAGEVVLWQNNNLTTLQSGNGESVDCVAFSHDGKFLAAAGQNGQVKIWQGNELITTLENSAWVDKLAWSPKCNHLAFSLGRKVQVWDADSKKLVVNLDFDNSSALGIDWRNDGKYLAIGGHRGVKVWNTQSWNDEPYILDIPSTSLAMAWSADGKYLASGNMDKTIAVVESELLFSDDDPQAWIMHGFPGKIRQVAWSEINSDTGAPLLACSSMDGIVLWEKQGGEDSDWEGAVLTNHAGIIQAIDFAPESFLLASAGDDGWLCLWQDAQEVSQIITGVADGFTCMDWHPQANKIAAGGENGELLILGKQY
- a CDS encoding GTP-binding protein; translation: MVNTATKVVPVTVLTGYLGAGKTTLLNRILTHEHGKKVAVIVNEFGEVGIDNQLVIDTDEEIFEMNNGCICCTVRGDLMRIIGNLMKRRDKFDHLVIETTGLADPAPVIQTFFVDEDMREQLLLDAVVTVVDAKHIWQHWDADEAQEQIAFADVILINKTDLVSPEQLEELENRIRGMNAIAKIHRTQDAKLEMDALLGVKAFDLNRALEIDPEFLGEDAHEHDESVYSIALVEEGELDGDKLDKWLSNLLQTQGPDIFRTKGILSIAGEENRFVFQGVHMLLDGRPDRPWKESETRKNELVFIGRNLDEAKLREEFKACVA